A window of Symphalangus syndactylus isolate Jambi chromosome 24, NHGRI_mSymSyn1-v2.1_pri, whole genome shotgun sequence contains these coding sequences:
- the HELZ2 gene encoding 3'-5' exoribonuclease HELZ2 isoform X2, with product MAVWEAEQLGGLQRGDLLTPTAPDGDGRTAPLGQPPGAQLYCPACLVTCHSQEAFENHCTSSEHAQMVAFDQAVPWEHRSPPPGLSKFELCPKPDLCEYGDACTKAHSAGELQEWVQRMQAVELRGQAAWQDGLVPYQERLLAEYQRSSSEVLVLAETLDGVHVTCNQPLMYQAQERKTQYSWTFAVHSEEPLLHVALLKQEPGADFSLVAPGLPPGRLYARGERFRVPSSTADFRVGVRVQAAAFGTFEQWLVFDFGRRPVLLQKLGLQLGQGHRPGPCRSLALSHPEEMERWHTGNRHVVPGVERTAEQTALMAKYKGPALALEFNRSGLASGPISPTNYRQRMHQFLYEEEEAQQQLVAKLTLRGQVFLKTALQTPALNMLFAPPGALYAEVPVPSSLMPDTDQGFLLGRAVSTALVAPVPAPDNTVFEVRLERRASSEQALWLLLPARCCLALGLQPEAHLVLEVQFQIDPMTFRLWHQAVDTLPEEQLVVPDLPTCALPRPWSVPPLRRGNRKQELAMALIAGWGPGDGRRVPPLLIYGPFGTGKTYTLAMASLEVIRRPETKVLICTHTNSAADIYIREYFHSHVSGGHPEATPLRVMYTDRPPSQTDPVTLQYCCLTDDRQAFRPPTRAELARHRLVVTTTSQARELRVPVGFFSHILIDEAAQMLECEALTPLAYASHSTRLVLAGDHMQVTPRLFSVARARAAEHTLLHRLFLFYQQEKHEVARQSRLVFHENYRCTETIVSFVSRHFYVAKGNPIHARGKVPPHPRHYPLMFCHVAGSPDRDMSMASWLNLAEIAQAVEKVQAAYNTWPSCWGSREQRHICVVSHGAQVSALRQELRRRDLGQVSVGSFEILPGRQFRVVVLSTVHTCQSLLSPGAPAPEFFTDARVLNTVLTRAQSQLVVVGDAVALCSFGACGRLWESFIRECVERHSVCPEGLSMEQVEQGVAQRRRWPRRGTRAGAAGNWEAASEPVGDLTEEPTAVVTATVKAEPGDEALSPASRDITATTAQTEAAAAPAGDAVKEDVAPGACAAGAAATAGVESTEPEDAEADFWPWDGELNADDAILQELLDESQKVMVTVGEDGLLDTVARPESPRQARLYENLPPAALRKLLRTEPERYRHCTFVPETFERASAIPLDDASSGPVQVRGRLDCGMAFPGDEVLVQLVSGDRAPEGRLRGRVLGVLKRKRHELAFVCRMDRWDPRIMVPINGSVTKIFVADLKDPSQVPVYSLRKGRLQRVGLEKLTAEARHSRLFWVHIVLWRQGFYYPLGIVREVLPEASTWEQGLRILGLEYSLRVPPSDLAAITKALQKYHRELGRVAGRREDCRAFLTFTVDPQGACNLDDALSVRDLGPRCEVAVHITDVASFVPRDGVLDMEARRQGAAFYAPGREPVPMLPASLCQDILSLLPGQDRLAISLFLTMEKASGQLKSLRFAPSVVRSDRQLSYEEAEEVIRQHPGAGRELPARLDSMDACVVAACYFSRLLRRHRLQSDCFYEQPDEDSTLGFRAAHIMVKEYMIQFNRLVAEFLVGSERTRTVTPLRWQPAPHSQQLKALCEKHGDRVPLSLHLGHHLHGSRGSPPDTRLHLLASLWKQVQLAARTQDYEQMVDLVTTDDMHPFLAPAGRDLRKALERSAFGRCTRGHQQQGGHYSLQVDCYTWATSPIRRYLDVVLQRQILLALGHGGSAYSARDIDGLCQGFSLQHTLAQSYQRRARSLHLAVQLKAQPLDKLGFVVDVEAGSRCFRLLFPSNQETLPDPCPIPYGSLQLAEHPHALAGRPGLQLLWRRRVYSVQGSSPPLPLPGTVLDPHTWAIETALWKQLLALVELQRWPEAAALIQEKGEASQRRELVQVQRSGCGHFLEVARELGSGDTLQVQLGASLQHGFLVPSPQLWTVAPGFSLCLEHVERPGDCFSGHVYQAPRDRYRDADEYACVWEPFCALESATGAVAENDSVTLQHLSVSWEASRTPQGQLQGAFRLEAAFLEENCADINFSCCYLCIRLEGLPAPTASPRPGPSSLGPGLSVDPGTYTWVAHGQTEDWDQERRADQQEAPRRVHLFIHHMGMEKAPEEVLRPGTLFTVELLPKQLPDLRKEEAVRGLEEASPLVTNIALGRPVPQPLCRVIPSRFLERQTYDIPGGCHKLNPSQNVAVREALEKPFTVIQGPPGTGKTIVGLHIVFWFHKSNQEQVQPGGPPRGEKRLGGPCILYCGPSNKSVDVLAGLLLRRMELKPLRVYSEQAEASEFPVPRVGSRKLLRKSPREGRPNQSLRSITLHHRIRQAPNPYSSEIKAFDIRLQRGELFSREDLVSYKKVLWEARKFELDRHEVILCTCSCAASASLKTLDVRQILVDEAGMATEPETLIPLVQFPQAEKVVLLGDHKQLRPVVKNEWLQNLGLDRSLFERYHEDAHMLDTQYRMHEGICAFPSVAFYKSRLKTWQGLRRPPSVLGHAGKESCPVIFGHVQGHERSLLVSTDEGNENSKANLEEVAEVVRITKQLTLGRTIEPQDVAVLTPYNAQASEISKALRREGIAGVAVSSITKSQGSEWRYVLVSTVRTCAKSDLDQRPTKSWLKKFLGFVVDPNQVNVAVTRAQEGLCLIGDHLLLRCCPLWRSLLDFCEAQQSLVPAGQVRICRRPTVPS from the exons ATGGCCGTGTGGGAGGCCGAGCAGCTGGGTGGCCTCCAGCGGGGGGACCTGCTCACACCCACTGCCCCTGATGGTGACGGGCGCACGGCCCCCCTCGGCCAGCCCCCTGGGGCCCAGCTGTACTGCCCGGCCTGCTTGGTCACCTGCCACTCTCAGGAGGCCTTCGAGAACCACTGCACATCCTCAGAGCACGCACAGATGGTGGCCTTCGACCAGGCCGTGCCCTGGGAGCACCGTTCCCCACCCCCGGGACTCTCCAAGTTCGAGCTCTGCCCAAA GCCTGACCTCTGTGAGTACGGGGACGCCTGCACCAAGGCGCACTCAGCAGGGGAGCTGCAGGAGTGGGTCCAGCGCATGCAGGCTGTGGAGCTGCGGGGGCAGGCGGCCTGGCAGGATGGGCTGGTGCCCTACCAGGAGCGGCTGCTGGCAGAGTACCAGCGTAGCAGCAGTGAGGTCCTTGTG CTGGCAGAGACCCTTGATGGAGTGCACGTCACCTGCAATCAGCCCCTGATGTACCAGGCCCAGGAGAGGAAGACCCAGTACAGCTGGACGTTTGCCGTCCACTCTGAG GAGCCGCTGCTACATGTGGCCCTGCTGAAGCAGGAGCCAGGAGCTGACTTCTCTCTGGTGGCTCCCGGCCTCCCGCCAGGCCGGCTCTACGCACGGGGTGAGCGCTTCCGTGTGCCCAGCTCCACTGCTGACTTCCGGGTGGGAGTGCGTGTGCAGGCCGCCGCCTTCGGCACCTTTGAGCAATGGCTCGTCTTCGACTTTGGCCGCCGGCCGGTGCTGCTGCAAAAGCTGGGGCTGCAGCTGGGCCAGGGGCATCGCCCAGGACCCTGCAGGAGTCTGGCACTCAGCCACCCTGAGGAGATGGAGCGCTGGCACACCGGCAACCGCCACGTGGTGCCTGGCGTGGAGCGGACAGCCGAGCAGACAGCCCTGATGGCCAAGTACAagggccctgccctggccctggagtTCAACCGCAGCGGCCTGGCCTCGGGCCCCATCTCGCCAACCAACTATCGGCAGAGGATGCACCAGTTTCTctatgaggaggaggaggctcaGCAGCAGCTGGTGGCCAA GCTGACCCTGCGGGGCCAGGTGTTCCTGAAGACGGCATTGCAGACGCCAGCGCTGAACATGCTCTTCGCGCCTCCGGGAGCGCTGTACGCAGAGGTCCCCGTCCCCTCCTCCCTGATGCCAGACACAGACCAGGGCTTCCTGCTGGGCCGGGCGGTCAGCACGGCCCTGGTGGCCCCTGTACCTGCACCCGACAATACAGTGTTCGAGGTGCGGCTGGAGAGGCGGGCCAGCTCGGAGCAGGCGCTGTGGCTGCTGCTTCCGGCCCGCTGCTGCTTGGCCCTGGGGCTGCAGCCTGAGGCCCACCTGGTCCTGGAGGTGCAGTTCCAGATTGACCCAATGACCTTCCGCCTCTGGCACCAGGCAGTGGACACACTGCCTGAGGAGCAGCTGGTGGTGCCTGACTTGCCCACCTGCGCCCTGCCCAGACCTTGGTCTGTCCCACCCTTGCGGCGTGGCAACCGCAAGCAGGAGCTGGCCATGGCGCTCATCGCGGGCTGGGGCCCTGGGGATGGGAGGCGTGTCCCCCCGCTACTCATCTATGGCCCCTTTGGCACCGGCAAGACCTATACGCTGGCCATGGCCTCCCTGGAGGTCATCCGGAGGCCTGAAACCAAGGTGCTCATCTGCACACATACCAACAG CGCTGCCGACATCTACATCCGGGAGTATTTCCACAGCCACGTCAGCGGCGGCCACCCTGAGGCCACTCCTCTCCGTGTGATGTACACAGACCGGCCACCGAGCCAGACGGACCCGGTCACGCTGCAGTACTGTTGCCTGACCGACGACCGTCAGGCTTTCCGCCCGCCCACGCGGGCAGAGCTGGCGCGGCACCGCCTGGTGgtcaccaccacctcccaggcccGTGAGCTCAGGGTGCCGGTCGGCTTCTTCTCCCACATTCTCATCGACGAGGCGGCCCAGATGCTGGAGTGTGAGGCCCTCACCCCGCTGGCCTACGCCTCGCACAGCACCCGCCTCGTGCTGGCGGGCGACCACATGCAGGTCACGCCCCGGCTGTTCAGTGTGGCCAGGGCCCGGGCGGCCGAGCACACGCTGCTGCACCGCCTCTTCCTGTTCTACCAGCAGGAGAAGCACGAGGTGGCGCGGCAGAGCCGCCTGGTCTTCCATGAGAACTACCGCTGCACAGAAACCATTGTCAGCTTCGTCTCGCGGCACTTCTACGTGGCCAAGGGCAACCCTATCCACGCCAGGGGCAAGGTTCCGCCCCACCCCCGGCACTACCCGCTCATGTTCTGCCACGTGGCGGGCAGCCCAGACCGGGACATGTCCATGGCGTCCTGGCTGAATCTGGCTGAGATTGCGCAGGCCGTCGAGAAGGTGCAGGCGGCCTACAACACCTGGCCCAGCTGCTGGGGCAGCCGCGAGCAGAGGCACATCTGCGTCGTTTCCCACGGTGCCCAG GTCAGTGCGCTGAGGCAGGAGCTGAGGAGGCGGGACCTAGGCCAGGTGTCTGTCGGCAGTTTTGAGATCCTGCCAG GGCGGCAGTTCCGGGTCGTGGTGCTCAGCACGGTGCACACCTGCCAGAGCCTGCTCAGCCCTGGGGCACCGGCCCCTGAGTTCTTCACCGACGCCCGCGTGCTCAACACCGTCCTGACCCGCGCCCAGTCCcagctggtggtggtgggggacgCCGTGGCCCTCTGCTCCTTCGGGGCCTGTGGCAGGCTCTGGGAGAGCTTCATCCGTGAGTGCGTGGAGCGGCACAGTGTCTGCCCCGAGGGCCTGTCCATGGAGCAGGTCGAGCAGGGTGTGGCGCAGAGACGGCGCTGGCCCCGCCGAGGCACACGGGCTGGGGCAGCAGGGAACTGGGAGGCTGCCTCGGAGCCAGTAGGGGACCTGACCGAGGAGCCGACGGCTGTGGTGACCGCCACGGTGAAGGCAGAGCCGGGAGATGAGGCTCTGAGCCCAGCATCCCGTGACATCACGGCAACCACAGCGCAGACGGAGGCTGCGGCAGCACCAGCAGGAGACGCAGTGAAGGAGGACGTGGCGCCCGGGGCCTGTGCGGCAGGTGCGGCTGCCACAGCGGGCGTGGAGTCCACGGAGCCCGAGGATGCAGAGGCTGACTTCTGGCCGTGGGACGGGGAGCTCAACGCTGACGACGCCATCCTACAGGAGCTTCTGGACGAGAGCCAGAAGGTGATGGTGACCGTCGGGGAGGACGGGCTGCTGGACACCGTCGCCAGGCCTGAGTCCCCGCGGCAGGCCCGGCTGTACGAGAACCTGCCCCCGGCTGCGCTACGGAAGCTGCTGCGCACGGAGCCCGAGCGGTACCGCCACTGCACTTTCGTGCCGGAGACCTTTGAGCGGGCGTCAGCCATCCCGCTGGACGACGCCTCCTCGGGCCCCGTCCAGGTCAGGGGCCGCCTGGACTGTGGGATGGCCTTCCCTGGGGACGAGGTGCTGGTGCAGCTCGTTTCGGGAGACAGGGCCCCCGAGGGGCGGCTTCGGGGCCGCGTGCTGGGCGTGCTGAAGAGGAAGAGGCACGAGCTGGCGTTTGTGTGCCGCATGGACAGGTGGGACCCGCGCATCATGGTCCCCATCAATGGCTCCGTGACCAAGATCTTCGTGGCTGATCTGAAGGACCCGTCGCAGGTCCCCGTCTACAGCCTCCGGAAGGGCCGGCTGCAGCGTGTGGGGCTTGAGAAGCTCACAGCTGAGGCCCGGCACAGCCGGCTCTTCTGGGTCCACATCGTCCTGTGGCGGCAAGGCTTCTACTACCCGCTGGGCATCGTCCGGGAGGTGCTGCCTGAGGCCAGCACCTGGGAGCAGGGCCTCCGCATCCTCGGCCTGGAGTACAGCTTGAGGGTGCCCCCGTCGGACCTGGCCGCCATCACCAAGGCGCTGCAGAAATACCACAGGGAGCTTGGCCGGGTTGCCGGCCGCCGAGAGGACTGCCGCGCCTTCTTGACTTTCACTGTGGACCCCCAGGGTGCCTGCAACCTCGATGATGCCCTCAGCGTCCGAGACCTGGGTCCCAGGTGCGAGGTGGCCGTGCACATCACTGATGTGGCCAGCTTCGTGCCCAGGGACGGGGTGCTGGACATGGAGGCCCGAAGGCAGGGCGCTGCATTCTATGCCCCCGGCAGGGAGCCAGTGCCCATGCTGCCGGCCAGCCTCTGCCAGGACATCCTGAGCCTCCTGCCTGGCCAGGACCGCCTGGCCATCTCCCTGTTCCTTACCATGGAGAAGGCCAGTGGCCAGCTGAAGAGCCTGCGCTTTGCACCCTCCGTGGTCCGCTCTGACCGCCAGCTGTCCTACGAGGAGGCGGAGGAAGTGATCAGGCAGCACCCAGGTGCCGGCCGTGAGCTGCCGGCCCGCCTGGACTCCATGGACGCCTGCGTCGTGGCCGCGTGCTACTTCTCTCGGCTGCTGCGCCGGCACCGCCTGCAGTCCGACTGCTTCTACGAGCAGCCGGATGAGGACAGCACCCTGGGCTTCCGCGCGGCCCACATCATGGTGAAGGAGTACATGATTCAGTTTAACAGGCTCGTGGCTGAGTTCCTGGTGGGCAGCGAACGCACGCGGACGGTCACGCCTCTGCGGTGGCAGCCAGCACCCCACAGCCAGCAGCTCAAGGCCCTGTGTGAGAAGCATGGGGACCGGGTGCCCCTGTCACTGCACCTCGGCCACCACCTGCACGGCAGCAGGGGCAGTCCCCCCGACACGCGGCTGCACCTCCTGGCCTCCCTCTGGAAGCAGGTCCAGCTTGCTGCCCGCACCCAGGACTACGAGCAGATGGTGGACTTGGTCACCACGGATGACATGCACCCGTTCCTGGCTCCTGCAGGCCGCGACCTCCGAAAGGCCCTGGAGCGCTCGGCGTTCGGCCGCTGCACCCGGGGCCACCAGCAGCAGGGCGGCCACTACTCGCTGCAGGTGGACTGCTACACATGGGCCACCTCGCCCATCCGCAGGTACCTGGACGTGGTGTTGCAGCGGCAGATCCTGCTGGCGCTGGGCCATGGGGGCTCCGCCTACTCTGCCAGGGACATCGATGGGCTCTGCCAGGGCTTCAGCCTCCAGCACACGCTTGCCCAGAGCTATCAGCGGCGGGCGCGCAGCCTGCACCTGGCCGTGCAGCTCAAGGCCCAGCCTCTGGACAAGCTGGGCTTCGTGGTGGACGTGGAGGCAGGCTCCCGCTGCTTCCGGCTGCTCTTCCCCAGCAACCAGGAGACGCTGCCTGACCCCTGCCCCATCCCCTACGGCTCCCTGCAGCTGGCCGAGCACCCCCACGCTCTGGCGGGCCGGCCGGGCCTGCAGCTCCTGTGGCGGCGCCGTGTCTACTCAGTGCAGGGATCCAGCCCGCCCTTGCcactgcctggcactgtgctggaCCCACACACCTGGGCCATAGAGACGGCCCTGTGGAAGCAGCTGCTGGCGCTGGTGGAGCTGCAGCGCTGGCCGGAGGCGGCTGCTCTCATCCAGGAGAAGGGAGAGGCGTCCCAGCGGCGGGAGCTGGTGCAGGTGCAGCGGAGCGGCTGTGGCCATTTCCTGGAGGTGGCCCGGGAGCTGGGCAGCGGGGACACCCTGCAGGTGCAGCTTGGTGCCAGCCTGCAGCACGGCTTCCTGGTACCAAGCCCTCAGCTCTGGACTGTGGCACCCGGCTTCAGCCTCTGCCTGGAGCACGTGGAGCGACCTGGAGACTGCTTCTCGGGCCATGTGTACCAGGCCCCGCGGGACCGGTACCGCGACGCAGATGAGTACGCCTGCGTGTGGGAGCCATTCTGCGCCCTGGAGTCGGCCACCGGCGCGGTTGCCGAGAATGACTCTGTCACACTTCAGCACCTGAGTGTTTCCTGGGAGGCGTCGCGGACGCCGCAGGGGCAGCTGCAGGGCGCCTTCCGCCTGGAGGCTGCCTTCCTTGAGGAGAACTGTGCGGACATCAACTTCAGCTGCTGCTACCTCTGCATCCGGCTCGAGGGGCTGCCGGCTCCCACGGCCAGCCCACGTCCCGGGCCCAGCAGCCTCGGCCCTGGCCTGAGTGTTGACCCCGGCACGTATACCTGGGTGGCCCACGGGCAGACGGAGGACTGGGACCAGGAGCGCCGGGCAGACCAGCAGGAGGCTCCCAGACGGGTTCACCTCTTCATCCACCACATGGGCATGGAGAAGGCTCCGGAAGAGGTGCTGAGGCCGGGCACCCTGTTCACCGTTGAGCTGCTGCCCAAGCAGCTTCCTGATCT CCGCAAGGAGGAAGCCGTGCGTGGGCTAGAGGAGGCGTCCCCCCTGGTCACCAACATCGCACTGGGCCGGCCTGTCCCGCAGCCCCTCTGCAGAG TGATCCCCAGCAGGTTCCTGGAGCGGCAGACCTACGACATCCCCGGAGGCTGCCACAAGCTGAACCCTAGCCAGAACGTGGCGGTCAGGGAGGCTCTGGAGAAGCCTTTCACGGTCATCCAAGGCCCACCAG GTACAGGGAAGACGATCGTGGGCCTCCACATCGTATTCTGGTTTCATAAATCAAACCAGGAGCAGGTGCAGCCCGGAGGCCCCCCTCGTGGGGAGAAGCGGCTGGGGGGTCCCTGCATCTTGTACTGCGGCCCCTCCAACAAGTCGGTGGACGTCCTGGCAG GACTGCTCCTGAGAAGGATGGAGCTGAAGCCCCTCCGTGTGTACAGCGAGCAGGCTGAGGCCAGCGAGTTCCCAGTGCCACGCGTGGGCAGCAGGAAGCTGCTCAGGAAGAGCCCCCGGGAGGGGAGGCCGAACCAGAGCCTCAG GAGCATCACCCTGCACCACCGGATCCGGCAGGCCCCCAACCCGTACTCGTCGGAAATCAAGGCCTTTGACATCCGGCTGCAGAGAGGGGAGCTCTTCTCCAGGGAGGACCTGGTCTC GTACAAGAAGGTCTTGTGGGAGGCTCGGAAGTTCGAACTGGACCGGCATGAGGTCATCCTCTGCACCTGCTCCTGCGCAGCCTCTGCCAGTCTCAAAACCCTGGACGTGAGGCAGATCCTTGTTGACGAGGCAGGCATGGCCACGGAACCTGAAACCCTCATCCCCCTGGTGCAGTTCCCACAGGCCGAGAAG GTGGTTCTTCTCGGAGACCACAAGCAGCTGCGGCCTGTGGTCAAGAATGAATGGCTGCAAAACCTGGGTCTGGACCGGTCTCTGTTCGAGCGGTACCACGAGGACGCACATATGCTGGACACTCAGTACCGCATG CACGAGGGCATCTGTGCCTTCCCCTCTGTGGCGTTCTACAAGAGCAGGCTGAAGACGTGGCAGGGCCTGAGGAGGCCACCCAGTGTCCTGGGCCACGCTGGCAAGGAGAGCTGCCCTGTCATCTTTGGCCACGTGCAGGGCCACGAGCGGAGCCTGCTGGTGTCCACAGACGAAGGGAATGAGAACTCCAAGGCCAACCTGGAGGAGGTGGCTGAGGTG GTCCGTATCACCAAGCAGCTGACCCTGGGGAGGACCATAGAGCCCCAGGACGTCGCTGTCCTCACGCCCTACAACGCGCAGGCCTCTGAGATCAGCAAGGCCCTTCGGCGAGAGGGCATCGCCGGGGTGGCCGTGTCCTCCATCACCAAGAGCCAGG GGAGCGAGTGGCGCTATGTGCTGGTGAGCACCGTCCGCACCTGTGCCAAGAGTGACCTGGACCAGCGGCCCACCAAGAGCTGGCTCAAGAAGTTTCTGGGCTTCGTTGTGGACCCCAACCAAGTGAACGTGGCTGTCACGCGGGCCCAGGAGGGGCTCTGCCTGATCG GAGACCACCTCCTTCTGCGCTGCTGCCCCCTCTGGCGTAGCCTCCTGGACTTCTGCGAGGCTCAGCAGAGTCTCGTGCCTGCCGGCCAGGTGCGCATCTGCAGGAGGCCAACTGTGCCTTCCTGA